In Ensifer adhaerens, a genomic segment contains:
- a CDS encoding K+-transporting ATPase ATPase B chain, protein MSNKTTSPALLDPSIVFPAIKDAFIKLDPRQLIRNPVIFVTEVVAAFVSAISIRDLIAGGGEAVFSGQIAAWLWFTVLFATFAEAVAEGRGRAQAESLKKTKSELVARRLKDGREEKIAATLLKLGDIVIVEAGDLIPGDGEVIEGIASVNESAITGESAPVIRESGGDRSAVTGGTQVLSDWIKVKITVQPGSSFVDRMIALIEGAERQKTPNEIALSILLSGLTIVFLIVIVSTWGLAGYSGTLVSATVLAALLVTLIPTTIGGLLSAIGIAGMDRLLRFNVVATSGRAVEAAGDVDTLLLDKTGTITFGNRMASEFLPVPGVDAHELAEAALLASLGDDTPEGRSIVALANGTYGVDTPDITPDLVVPFAAETRLSGCDIGTRRLRKGAVDSVRNFTGLTEAECPPAFRQAVDKVARSGGTPLAVASGNKLLGVIHLKDIVKPGIKERFAELRAMGIRTVMVTGDNPVTAAAIASEAGVDDFLAEAKPEDKLAYIREQQRGGRLVAMCGDGTNDAPALAQADVGVAMQTGTQAAREAANMVDLDSSPTKLIEIVEIGKQLLMTRGALTTFSIANDVAKYFAIIPALFVVTYPQLAALNIMALGSPKSAILSAVIFNALIIIALIPLALKGVSYRPAGAATLLRRNLLIYGLGGILLPFAGIKIIDLAVVFLHLV, encoded by the coding sequence ATGTCCAACAAAACCACATCACCTGCCCTTCTTGACCCTAGCATCGTGTTTCCGGCCATCAAGGACGCCTTCATCAAGCTCGACCCGCGTCAGCTTATCCGCAACCCGGTCATCTTCGTCACCGAAGTCGTCGCCGCCTTCGTGTCGGCGATCTCTATCCGCGATCTGATCGCGGGCGGTGGCGAGGCTGTCTTCTCCGGCCAGATCGCCGCCTGGCTCTGGTTCACCGTGCTCTTCGCCACCTTCGCCGAAGCCGTCGCCGAAGGGCGCGGCCGGGCGCAGGCCGAAAGCCTGAAGAAGACCAAATCCGAACTCGTCGCCCGCCGTCTCAAGGACGGGCGCGAGGAGAAGATCGCCGCCACGCTCCTGAAGCTCGGCGACATCGTTATCGTCGAGGCGGGAGACCTCATCCCCGGTGACGGCGAAGTGATTGAAGGCATTGCCTCGGTCAATGAAAGCGCCATTACCGGCGAATCCGCCCCCGTGATCCGCGAATCCGGCGGCGACCGTTCGGCCGTCACCGGCGGCACGCAGGTCCTGTCCGACTGGATCAAGGTCAAGATCACCGTCCAGCCGGGCTCGAGCTTCGTCGACCGCATGATCGCGCTGATCGAAGGTGCCGAACGCCAGAAGACGCCGAACGAGATCGCGCTGTCGATACTGCTCTCGGGGCTCACGATCGTCTTCCTCATCGTCATCGTCTCGACCTGGGGTCTGGCCGGCTATTCCGGAACGCTGGTCTCGGCCACGGTTCTTGCCGCCCTGCTCGTCACGCTGATCCCGACGACCATCGGCGGCCTGCTCTCGGCCATCGGCATTGCCGGCATGGACCGTCTGCTCCGCTTCAACGTGGTCGCCACCTCCGGCCGCGCCGTGGAAGCCGCCGGCGACGTGGATACGCTGCTGCTCGACAAGACCGGCACGATCACCTTCGGCAACCGCATGGCATCCGAATTCCTGCCCGTTCCCGGCGTCGATGCCCATGAACTGGCCGAAGCCGCTCTTCTCGCCAGCCTGGGTGACGATACGCCGGAAGGCCGCTCCATCGTGGCGCTTGCCAACGGCACCTATGGCGTTGACACGCCGGACATCACGCCCGACCTCGTCGTGCCCTTCGCCGCCGAAACGCGTCTTTCGGGCTGCGATATCGGCACCCGTCGCCTGCGCAAGGGCGCGGTGGACTCCGTGCGCAACTTCACCGGCCTCACCGAAGCCGAATGCCCGCCGGCATTTCGTCAAGCGGTCGACAAGGTCGCCCGCTCGGGCGGCACGCCGCTCGCGGTTGCCTCCGGCAACAAGCTGCTTGGCGTCATCCACCTGAAGGATATCGTCAAGCCGGGCATCAAGGAGCGTTTCGCCGAACTGCGCGCCATGGGCATCCGCACCGTCATGGTGACGGGCGACAACCCGGTCACCGCTGCCGCCATCGCTTCGGAAGCCGGCGTCGACGACTTCCTCGCCGAAGCCAAGCCGGAAGACAAGCTCGCCTATATCCGCGAGCAGCAGCGCGGCGGCCGTCTGGTTGCCATGTGCGGCGACGGCACCAATGACGCCCCGGCGCTCGCCCAGGCCGACGTTGGCGTGGCCATGCAGACCGGGACCCAGGCCGCCCGTGAGGCTGCCAACATGGTGGACCTCGACTCCAGCCCGACCAAGCTCATCGAGATCGTCGAGATCGGCAAGCAGCTGCTGATGACGCGCGGCGCGCTCACCACCTTCTCGATCGCCAACGACGTTGCGAAATATTTCGCGATCATCCCGGCGCTCTTCGTGGTGACCTATCCGCAGCTGGCAGCGCTTAACATCATGGCGCTGGGTTCGCCGAAGTCGGCCATCCTGTCGGCCGTGATCTTCAACGCGCTGATCATCATCGCGCTGATCCCGCTGGCGCTGAAGGGCGTCTCCTACCGTCCGGCTGGGGCTGCCACGCTGCTGCGCCGCAACCTCCTCATCTACGGCCTCGGCGGCATCCTGCTGCCCTTCGCCGGCATCAAGATCATCGACCTCGCGGTCGTCTTCCTCCACCTGGTGTAA
- a CDS encoding K+-transporting ATPase ATPase C chain, producing MLKHLRPAFSLVILMTLVTGVAYPFAMTGVAKVAAPAKADGSLIAKDGQIVGSALIGQNFSSDRYFWPRPSATSPNPYDPTGSGGSNLGPTAAKLKDRVAGDVDKLKKTGVATPIPADAVTASGSGLDPDITPQNALMQVGRVAQARGLDVGKVADLVNAHVEKRLLGFIGEPHVNVLSLNMALDALKS from the coding sequence ATGTTGAAACATCTTCGCCCCGCATTCTCGCTGGTCATTCTCATGACCCTCGTGACCGGCGTCGCCTATCCCTTTGCCATGACCGGCGTCGCCAAGGTCGCAGCTCCTGCCAAGGCAGACGGTAGCCTCATTGCGAAAGACGGCCAGATCGTCGGCTCCGCGCTGATCGGCCAGAACTTCTCGAGCGACCGCTACTTCTGGCCACGCCCGTCCGCGACCTCGCCGAACCCCTATGACCCGACGGGCTCGGGCGGCTCGAACCTCGGGCCGACCGCAGCCAAGCTCAAGGACCGCGTCGCCGGCGATGTCGACAAGCTCAAGAAGACCGGCGTCGCCACGCCGATCCCGGCCGATGCCGTTACCGCCTCCGGCTCCGGACTCGACCCCGACATCACGCCGCAGAACGCGCTGATGCAGGTCGGGCGCGTAGCACAGGCGCGCGGGCTCGATGTCGGCAAGGTCGCCGATCTCGTCAACGCCCATGTCGAAAAGCGGCTCTTGGGCTTCATCGGCGAACCGCATGTTAACGTGCTTTCGCTCAATATGGCGCTCGACGCCCTCAAGAGCTGA
- a CDS encoding two-component system, OmpR family, sensor histidine kinase KdpD, with the protein MAGNGQEQNKRPDPDALLALAEKDRRGKLTIFLGAAPGVGKTYAMLQRARRLRDAGTDIIVGLVETHGRSETASLLEGLDILSRREIEYRGRTLHEFDLDAALARRPAVIIVDELAHSNPEGSLHPKRYQDIDDLLDAGINVWTALNIQHVESLSDLVTQITGVTIRERVPDSVLSRADEMLLVDLPPAELIERLKEGKVYLPESANRAVDRFFRVGNLTALRELALRRTADRVDDQIVDYLKQNAIEGPWASGERLIVCVGVDPLSEIVVRAAGRLASGLNAPWVAVHVERTDRERDDAAAIRQLEKVLRLAEELGGEVKRIAGNDYVEEILKFAAAEHATQIVIGSGPKRGWALWRRQSLQDALTARASGLALHVVTSDKEPERRKKQRPQLDLASLRMNVVIGVAAVLAASLVGETIDHFIHLPNLSIIFLMGVLVAAIYGGLTSALLASALSTLAYNFLFIEPRYTLTVAEPYEVFALIAYLGAAVLTGSLAARSREQAKAARSRAIAMQALYDFSRKLSGTANVEEVLWAAVTQLQSGLRKNVLLLLPVEGDLKTLAAWPPDTEPGVADLTAARWAHEKREQAGKGTGTLPNSHFHFRPLMSPHGVVGVCGIELVEDTLNPTDERMLTAILDQTAVAIDRARLSQESVDQAARLEGERYRDALLSSISHDLKTPLATITGAVSSLREFGDRMQPESRGDLLQSIEQESDRLSRFVANLLDMSRIESGALKFTRDWVDVADVVRTAVERARKYFPGRSIETGLASDLPLIEADSVLLGQVLFNLLDNAVKYGGTEPINVYARRDGEAVIISVTDLGRGIPPEELERVFEKFYRRGKSDGRAPGTGLGLSIARGFIEAMGGTIRAESPALKKRGTRITMRFPVKAPGRSDA; encoded by the coding sequence ATGGCAGGGAACGGCCAGGAACAGAACAAACGTCCGGACCCTGACGCGCTGCTTGCCCTTGCGGAGAAAGACCGCAGGGGCAAGCTGACGATTTTTCTGGGCGCTGCTCCCGGCGTCGGCAAGACCTATGCCATGCTCCAGCGCGCGCGCCGCCTGCGCGACGCCGGAACCGATATCATCGTCGGGCTGGTCGAAACCCACGGTCGCAGCGAGACAGCCTCGCTGCTGGAGGGTCTCGACATCCTGTCCCGCCGCGAGATCGAATATCGCGGCCGCACCCTTCACGAATTCGATCTCGACGCGGCACTCGCCCGGCGGCCTGCCGTCATCATCGTGGACGAGCTGGCGCACTCCAACCCCGAAGGCAGCCTGCATCCCAAGCGCTATCAGGACATCGACGACCTGCTCGATGCCGGCATCAACGTCTGGACGGCGCTCAATATCCAGCATGTCGAAAGCCTTTCCGACCTCGTGACCCAGATCACCGGCGTCACCATCCGCGAGCGGGTGCCGGACAGCGTCTTGAGCCGCGCCGATGAGATGCTGCTCGTCGACCTTCCGCCCGCCGAACTCATCGAGCGGCTGAAGGAAGGCAAGGTCTATCTGCCCGAGAGCGCCAACCGCGCCGTGGACCGCTTCTTCCGCGTCGGCAATCTGACGGCCTTGCGTGAACTGGCGCTGCGCCGCACCGCCGACCGGGTGGACGACCAGATCGTCGATTATCTGAAACAGAACGCCATAGAAGGCCCCTGGGCGAGCGGCGAGCGGCTGATCGTCTGCGTCGGCGTCGATCCGCTGTCGGAAATCGTGGTGCGGGCCGCAGGGCGTCTGGCTTCGGGGCTCAATGCCCCCTGGGTGGCCGTCCATGTTGAACGCACCGACCGCGAGCGCGACGATGCAGCCGCCATACGGCAGCTCGAGAAAGTCCTGCGTCTCGCCGAAGAACTTGGCGGCGAGGTCAAGCGCATCGCCGGCAACGACTATGTCGAGGAAATCCTGAAATTCGCGGCCGCCGAACATGCAACCCAGATCGTCATCGGCTCCGGTCCGAAACGCGGCTGGGCCTTGTGGCGGCGGCAGTCTCTTCAGGATGCCCTGACGGCGCGAGCGAGCGGGCTGGCGCTCCATGTCGTCACCTCGGACAAGGAACCGGAAAGGCGCAAGAAGCAGCGCCCGCAGCTCGATCTTGCCTCGCTGCGCATGAATGTGGTCATCGGCGTGGCGGCGGTGTTGGCCGCGAGCCTTGTCGGCGAAACAATCGACCATTTCATTCACCTGCCGAACCTCTCCATCATCTTCCTGATGGGCGTTCTGGTCGCCGCCATCTATGGCGGGCTGACGTCGGCGCTATTGGCCTCCGCTCTGTCCACGTTGGCCTACAATTTCCTCTTCATCGAGCCGCGCTACACGCTGACCGTCGCAGAACCTTATGAAGTCTTCGCCCTGATCGCCTATCTCGGTGCGGCCGTGCTCACGGGGAGTCTCGCCGCGCGCAGCCGCGAACAGGCGAAGGCCGCCCGCAGCCGCGCCATTGCCATGCAGGCGCTTTACGACTTTTCCCGCAAGCTTTCCGGCACCGCCAATGTCGAGGAAGTGCTCTGGGCAGCCGTCACGCAGCTGCAATCGGGTCTGAGGAAGAACGTGCTTCTGCTGCTGCCCGTCGAGGGCGATCTGAAGACGCTCGCCGCCTGGCCGCCGGATACGGAACCCGGCGTTGCCGATCTGACCGCTGCGCGCTGGGCCCATGAAAAGCGCGAACAGGCCGGCAAGGGCACCGGCACCCTGCCGAACAGCCATTTCCACTTCCGCCCGCTGATGAGCCCGCATGGCGTCGTCGGCGTCTGCGGCATCGAGCTCGTCGAGGATACGCTGAACCCGACCGACGAGCGGATGCTGACGGCCATTCTCGATCAGACGGCCGTCGCCATCGATCGCGCCCGGCTGTCGCAAGAGAGCGTCGATCAGGCCGCACGTCTGGAGGGCGAGCGCTATCGCGATGCGCTTCTCTCCTCCATCTCCCACGACCTGAAAACGCCGCTGGCTACCATTACCGGTGCTGTCAGCAGCCTGCGTGAATTTGGCGACAGGATGCAGCCGGAAAGCCGCGGCGACCTCCTGCAATCGATCGAGCAGGAAAGTGATCGCCTCTCCCGCTTCGTGGCGAACCTGCTCGACATGAGCCGCATCGAATCCGGCGCGCTGAAATTCACCCGCGACTGGGTCGATGTCGCCGATGTCGTCAGAACGGCCGTTGAGCGGGCCCGCAAATATTTCCCCGGCCGCAGCATCGAGACCGGACTTGCGAGCGACCTGCCGCTGATCGAAGCCGATAGTGTTCTCTTGGGCCAGGTCCTGTTCAATCTCCTCGACAATGCCGTCAAATATGGCGGCACTGAACCGATCAACGTCTATGCCCGCCGCGATGGCGAAGCCGTGATCATCTCCGTCACCGATCTCGGCAGGGGCATTCCGCCGGAAGAGTTGGAACGCGTCTTCGAAAAGTTCTATCGACGCGGCAAGTCGGACGGTCGCGCGCCTGGAACCGGGCTCGGCCTTTCCATCGCACGCGGTTTCATCGAAGCGATGGGCGGCACGATCAGGGCGGAAAGCCCGGCCTTGAAGAAACGGGGAACCCGCATCACCATGAGATTTCCGGTCAAAGCCCCCGGCAGGAGCGACGCATGA
- a CDS encoding two-component system, OmpR family, KDP operon response regulator KdpE has translation MSLDRILVVDDEPQIQRFLKPALNAAGYDVVEAATGAEALKAVATAAPDVVILDLGLPDMDGKEVVAQLRGWSDIPIIILSARDRESEKIASLDLGADDYVEKPFGIGELTARIRTALRRKNKESAVATHFTIDGLDIDTQRRIVSRDGAPIKLTPKEYDLLVLLSRHAGRVVTHKMLLTSVWGPAHGEDLHYLRVFIGQLRQKIERNPTEPVIIRTEPGVGYRFAESSV, from the coding sequence ATGAGCCTGGACCGTATTCTCGTGGTCGATGACGAACCGCAGATCCAGCGCTTCCTGAAACCTGCGCTGAACGCCGCCGGCTACGATGTGGTGGAAGCCGCGACAGGCGCGGAAGCGCTGAAAGCGGTCGCCACCGCTGCACCCGATGTGGTCATCCTTGACCTCGGCCTGCCTGACATGGACGGCAAGGAGGTCGTGGCGCAATTGCGCGGCTGGTCGGATATCCCGATCATCATCCTGTCCGCCCGCGACCGCGAGAGCGAGAAGATCGCCTCGCTCGACCTGGGTGCCGACGACTATGTTGAAAAGCCCTTCGGCATCGGCGAACTCACCGCCCGCATCCGCACCGCGCTGCGCCGCAAGAACAAGGAAAGCGCCGTTGCCACGCATTTCACGATCGACGGCCTCGACATCGACACGCAGCGGCGGATCGTCTCGCGCGATGGCGCGCCGATCAAGCTGACGCCGAAGGAATATGATCTTCTGGTCCTGCTCTCGCGCCATGCGGGGCGCGTGGTGACACACAAGATGCTGCTGACCTCGGTCTGGGGCCCCGCGCATGGCGAAGACCTGCATTATCTGCGCGTCTTCATCGGCCAATTGCGCCAGAAGATAGAGCGGAACCCCACGGAGCCCGTCATCATCCGTACCGAGCCGGGTGTCGGCTATCGGTTTGCGGAAAGTTCGGTCTAA
- a CDS encoding two-component system, LuxR family, sensor kinase FixL, whose amino-acid sequence MSRRRRAYAAAIVAAACTIGICLVFKTRMSDALAAMILAMPVVASAAIGGFGPVLIAGLLSLAALVLFDERADITISLGPALAFALLVAAIALLAEVLKRTRSAGRRSLAEMTAQAAHLKSVLDTAPDAAVVANPEGIIVSFNAAAVRQFGYSEQEAIGQNLRILMPEPYRAEHDGYIARYRNTGERRIIGIDRVVVGKRKDGSTFPMKLAVGETHTEGKRYFTGFIRDLTEREESEARLQAIQAELARLARLNEMGEMASTLAHELNQPLSAISNYVHGCSRLLRDMDDELASRMRDALDEAGRQALRAGQIIRHLREFVTKGETEKNAYNVRKLIEEAGALALVGSREKGVRAVFDFAPDAELVMVDHVQIQQVLINLMRNAIEAMKDSPTKELIIRTTRSAPGEISITVADTGPGIAEEISAQLFKPFTTTKPGGMGIGLSISKRIVEAHGGRMEVHSNAAGGATFEFALPEYKETTDVED is encoded by the coding sequence ATGTCGAGACGCCGGCGTGCCTATGCCGCCGCGATTGTCGCGGCTGCCTGCACCATCGGCATCTGTCTCGTCTTCAAGACCCGCATGAGCGATGCTCTGGCAGCCATGATCCTGGCCATGCCCGTCGTCGCGTCAGCCGCCATCGGCGGCTTCGGGCCGGTGCTGATTGCCGGCCTGCTATCTCTTGCGGCCCTCGTTCTGTTCGACGAACGCGCGGACATCACGATTTCCCTGGGACCGGCGCTCGCCTTTGCCCTGCTGGTCGCCGCGATCGCCCTGCTGGCCGAAGTGCTGAAGCGAACCCGCAGCGCCGGACGGCGATCCCTGGCCGAGATGACGGCGCAGGCCGCACATCTCAAGTCCGTCCTGGATACCGCGCCCGATGCGGCGGTCGTCGCCAACCCGGAGGGCATCATCGTCTCCTTCAATGCGGCCGCCGTACGCCAGTTCGGCTATAGCGAACAGGAGGCGATCGGCCAGAACCTGCGCATTCTCATGCCGGAGCCTTACCGGGCTGAACATGATGGTTACATCGCCCGCTACCGCAATACGGGCGAACGCCGGATCATCGGCATAGACCGCGTCGTTGTCGGCAAGCGCAAGGACGGTTCGACCTTTCCGATGAAACTCGCCGTTGGAGAGACTCATACCGAGGGCAAGCGCTATTTCACCGGCTTCATCCGCGACCTGACGGAACGCGAGGAATCGGAGGCGCGGCTTCAGGCGATCCAGGCTGAACTCGCCCGCCTTGCCCGTCTCAACGAAATGGGCGAAATGGCCTCGACGCTGGCGCATGAGCTCAATCAGCCGCTTTCGGCCATCTCCAACTATGTCCATGGCTGTTCGCGGCTCCTGCGCGACATGGATGACGAACTTGCCAGTCGCATGCGCGATGCGCTCGACGAGGCCGGCCGGCAGGCTCTGCGTGCGGGCCAGATCATCCGGCATCTGCGCGAATTCGTGACCAAGGGCGAAACCGAGAAGAACGCCTACAATGTCCGCAAGCTGATCGAGGAGGCCGGCGCGTTGGCCCTGGTCGGCTCACGCGAAAAGGGCGTACGCGCCGTCTTCGATTTTGCTCCCGACGCCGAACTGGTGATGGTGGATCACGTGCAGATCCAGCAGGTGCTGATCAACCTGATGCGCAACGCGATCGAAGCGATGAAGGATTCGCCTACAAAGGAACTCATCATCCGCACCACGCGTTCGGCCCCAGGAGAGATCAGCATCACGGTCGCCGATACGGGGCCCGGGATCGCCGAGGAAATTTCCGCCCAGCTTTTCAAGCCTTTCACCACGACAAAGCCCGGCGGCATGGGAATCGGACTCTCGATCTCGAAGCGCATCGTCGAGGCCCATGGCGGGCGGATGGAGGTTCATTCCAACGCGGCGGGTGGCGCAACATTCGAATTTGCATTGCCGGAATACAAGGAAACCACCGATGTCGAAGACTGA
- a CDS encoding two component transcriptional regulator, LuxR family, whose amino-acid sequence MSKTDFTVHIVDDEEAVRKSLAFMLTMNGFAVRMHQSATEFLDFAPGARDAVLITDLRMPDMSGVELIRKLASVNGAIRPVVITGHGDVPMAVEAMRAGAVDFIEKPFDDTLIIEAIHRAAEGLTPAAEGEDVNSVKARIENLSERERQVLAAVVAGLPNKAIAYDLDISPRTVEVHRANVMAKMSAKSLPELVRMALAAGFHAA is encoded by the coding sequence ATGTCGAAGACTGACTTCACGGTGCACATCGTCGATGACGAGGAGGCAGTCAGGAAGTCGCTGGCCTTCATGCTGACGATGAACGGCTTTGCGGTGCGCATGCATCAGTCGGCCACGGAATTCCTGGACTTTGCCCCAGGCGCCCGCGATGCCGTTCTCATCACCGACCTGCGCATGCCCGACATGAGCGGCGTGGAACTGATCCGCAAGCTGGCCAGCGTCAACGGCGCCATCCGGCCGGTGGTGATTACCGGCCATGGCGACGTGCCGATGGCGGTCGAGGCGATGCGCGCGGGCGCGGTCGATTTCATCGAAAAGCCCTTCGACGACACGTTGATCATCGAGGCGATCCATCGCGCGGCCGAAGGCCTGACACCCGCCGCCGAAGGCGAGGACGTCAACTCGGTCAAGGCGCGGATCGAAAACCTGAGCGAACGCGAGCGGCAGGTTCTCGCCGCCGTCGTCGCAGGCCTGCCCAACAAGGCGATCGCCTATGATCTCGACATCAGCCCGCGCACGGTTGAAGTCCACCGTGCCAACGTGATGGCCAAGATGTCGGCCAAGAGCCTGCCGGAACTCGTGCGCATGGCGCTCGCTGCCGGTTTCCATGCTGCGTAA
- a CDS encoding CRP/FNR family transcriptional regulator, nitrogen fixation regulation protein produces MQALAHTQAFQPIPASHIHAANILNGPGALTTYSADEEIYGQGERAGTLYEVRYGAVRLYRLLSDGRRQVVAFHFAGETFGFEAEGVHSFFAEAIVETGLRKVVTHANSNINPEMLALALRGMIRAQQHLLVVGRQCATEKLGAFLLDLAERQGDPDRIDLPMTRLDIGDYLGMTIETVSRSISKLKAAGILKLHSLRSVEILKPEKLRQICN; encoded by the coding sequence ATGCAGGCTCTCGCACACACTCAGGCCTTTCAGCCCATTCCTGCTTCGCATATCCATGCCGCGAACATTCTGAACGGCCCCGGCGCGCTGACCACCTATTCGGCGGACGAAGAAATCTACGGCCAGGGCGAACGCGCTGGCACGCTCTATGAAGTCCGCTACGGCGCAGTCCGCCTCTATCGCCTTCTGTCCGATGGCCGTCGCCAGGTCGTCGCCTTCCACTTTGCCGGCGAGACCTTCGGCTTCGAGGCGGAAGGCGTGCACAGCTTCTTCGCCGAAGCCATCGTCGAAACGGGCCTGCGCAAGGTCGTCACCCACGCCAACAGCAACATCAATCCGGAAATGCTGGCGCTGGCGCTCCGCGGCATGATCCGCGCCCAGCAGCATCTTCTCGTTGTGGGTCGCCAATGCGCCACGGAGAAGCTCGGCGCCTTTCTGCTCGACCTCGCCGAACGCCAGGGCGATCCGGATCGCATCGACCTACCGATGACGCGCCTCGACATCGGCGACTACCTCGGCATGACGATCGAGACCGTCTCGCGCAGCATTTCCAAACTGAAGGCCGCCGGAATTCTCAAGCTGCACAGCCTGCGCTCCGTCGAAATCCTGAAGCCGGAAAAGCTTCGCCAGATCTGCAATTGA